From Arachis stenosperma cultivar V10309 chromosome 2, arast.V10309.gnm1.PFL2, whole genome shotgun sequence, one genomic window encodes:
- the LOC130961304 gene encoding uncharacterized protein LOC130961304, whose product MEVEQAKPKPTPKRFVKNQIPDSILNDAALNAAISVLPHNYNFEVHKCVWRVLSTGAKRVALQFPEGLLMYSLPLSDILTAFAAVDRCYVLGDVTYGACCVDDFSAAALSADLLIHYGHSCLVPIDSTTIPCLYVFVDIKIDVSHLVDTFKLNLESRAQNLVLAGTIQFASAIRAAKPELEKSGFRVLVPQSKPLSAGEVLGCTAPKVSLMDSFSENPENSVLVFVADGRFHLEAIMIANPGIKAFRYDPYIGKLFLEEYDHVGMKESRKGAILRAREEARNWGVILGTLGRQGNPKILERLEKNMKEKGFLYTVFLMSEISPARIALFEDSVDAWIQIACPRLSIDWGDAFGKPVLNPFEAEIALGVIPGWWEKKKNVLVAKVQEGCEDGGVSCQKSGDSSCECSCGEDENGNGKSDFGGEYPMDYYSQDGGEWNSSYVKKSSRPVRRISVS is encoded by the coding sequence ATGGAGGTGGAGCAAGCTAAGCCAAAGCCAACGCCGAAGCGGTTTGTGAAGAACCAAATCCCCGATTCCATCCTCAACGACGCGGCCCTCAACGCCGCCATCTCCGTTCTCCCTCACAACTACAACTTTGAGGTCCACAAATGCGTTTGGCGCGTTCTTTCCACCGGCGCCAAACGCGTTGCCCTTCAGTTTCCCGAGGGCCTCCTCATGTACTCCCTCCCTCTCTCCGACATCCTCACTGCCTTCGCTGCCGTCGACCGCTGCTACGTTCTCGGTGACGTCACCTACGGCGCTTGTTGTGTCGACGACTTCTCCGCCGCTGCGCTCTCTGCCGACCTCCTCATCCACTACGGCCACAGCTGCCTTGTCCCCATCGATTCCACCACCATCCCCTGTCTCTACGTCTTCGTCGACATCAAAATCGACGTTTCCCATTTGGTTGATACCTTTAAATTGAACCTCGAATCTCGCGCCCAGAACCTCGTATTAGCTGGTACTATTCAGTTTGCATCTGCAATTAGGGCTGCGAAGCCGGAATTGGAGAAatcagggtttagggttttggtaCCGCAGTCCAAGCCTCTTTCGGCCGGTGAGGTTCTTGGCTGCACTGCTCCCAAGGTTTCATTAATGGATTCGTTTAGTGAGAATCCTGAGAATAGCGTTTTGGTATTTGTAGCTGATGGAAGGTTTCATCTTGAGGCGATCATGATAGCTAATCCTGGGATTAAGGCTTTTAGGTATGACCCTTACATTGGGAAGTTGTTTCTGGAAGAGTATGATCACGTGGGAATGAAGGAATCTAGGAAAGGTGCGATTTTGAGAGCGAGGGAGGAAGCTCGGAATTGGGGTGTTATTTTGGGGACTTTGGGTAGGCAAGGGAACCCTAAGATTCTGGAGAGATTGGAAAAGAATATGAAGGAAAAAGGGTTCCTTTACACTGTTTTCTTGATGTCTGAGATTAGCCCTGCAAGGATTGCATTGTTTGAGGACTCCGTGGATGCTTGGATTCAGATTGCTTGTCCTCGGTTATCGATTGATTGGGGTGATGCTTTTGGGAAACCAGTGCTCAATCCCTTCGAGGCAGAGATTGCGTTGGGGGTGATACCTGGCTGgtgggagaagaagaaaaatgtgtTGGTGGCAAAGGTGCAAGAAGGTTGTGAAGATGGTGGTGTAAGTTGCCAGAAGAGTGGTGATTCTTCCTGTGAGTGTAGCTGTGGAGAAGATGAAAATGGAAATGGAAAGAGCGATTTTGGTGGTGAATATCCAATGGACTATTATTCTCAAGATGGTGGGGAGTGGAATTCCTCTTATGTGAAGAAGTCTTCTCGTCCTGTAAGGAGAATTTCTGTATCTTAG